The nucleotide sequence ATTACTTCATTTATTGACTGAAACATGCATATATTCCTAGACATTATGGCCACCAGCACAGCAATGAAAATAAATGTTATGAAAAGCCAAGAAATAGTTTCCCTTCCCACTCTGCAAACAATAGAAATATTCAAGTTCCAGGCAAAAAAATAGGAGAAAAATAGAGAGGGGGAGATGACCAGATGCTTATAATGGACCAAAGCAGTGTTAGCATGGGCACTAGAAATCATTCAGCTTGTTTAACACCACCGTTACAACCCCAGACCTTTTAATATATTCCAGCTTCATCCTCTCTACCAGGTACCACATGATGTTGTTTAACCTCCATTGACCACCATTCCTCCAATAAAGCAGGTGGAATTGCTAAATAAGAGATTAAAAGCAGGAACATAACAGAAATTACAGTAGCATAATCTCCAGTGTTTACATGGAACTGGGGTTTAGTTAAGAGGAGATGTGAAATCAAAGGCTGCATCTCGTAAGCGATAAAGAAATTGAGTTTCCAAAGCTCAGCTTCTGCTGTTACAGTGCTATTTACGTTGAAGCAGGaaacaaaaatgctggaaaaagaccccttgcaggcatggccaaacttggccctccagatgtttttgggactacaattcccatcatccctgaccactggtcctgttagctagggatgatgggagttgtagtcccaaaacatctggagggccaagtttggccatgcctggctggGCATTTTAGACCTTGTGCTAAAATGTCAGACCTTGGACCCAGCCAGCCATGTATGGCAGCCCACCAGGGCTCAAGAAGCTTTCTGGTTTTGCATATGCAGACATGACTTCTGAAATGCCTAGCATCCTACAATGTATGGTTGGCTGGTACTTACGACACAACTTGTCGCAAGCTGTGCTGGTCTGCATATGTGAATCTTTTCGCACAGATCTGCATGTATTATGAGTGCTCCATGGAGATCACACAGCGCTTTGGCTTTCACCTAAAACCCACTTAGTTggaattattttgtattttaaatccTCTGGTTCTAAACAATGAGCTGTATTGCCAAATTATTAAGttgtgaaatcaatgggacatatCTTCTAAATAAGTGTGCTTAGTATCCTCCCAGCCTGAGCGAAGTTATCTATAAGGCAGCATATCTCAGATTTAGTGAAAATATTGGGGGGTTATATTTGCTGGCAAGGAGACATCGTTATTGTCAACAAACGAAAAGAACCGAAAGGAGTCAGCAAGTGGCCATTATCTGTACATGTTTCATTAAAATCGCATAAACCTTAAGTACAAAAACACCACGGATTATTGCTCTAGAAAAAACCGCAAGAAAAACCCAAACACCCACGGTAAAAACATCACCATATGCACAAGACGTACATTTCTGAAAAGCGAAAATATGGAATGCTGGTCCGACCTTACaaacactttttcccctcccccaatgttaagctgatactttttaaaaacttggcaACATTGGGGATTTCTAGAAGCGTGGGTATGGAAGGAGGGAAATGTTCATATACAGTTTGTCAACTTATTTTAAGTCCTAAAAAATTAGCATTTACAAAATACTTGATaaaaatatcttttaaaagttGTCTAGAGGTACATAAAATCATCCTCAAATGTTCATGTCAGTTCACACGCACTTGTCATCTACTGATTCAGTTCTCTGTACCTGCAAAAAAAGGAAACGGAAAAGAAGGTTTTGGCAACTGACCACTACATGtaagtctctttaaaaaaaaaaaaaagcagcacaaCCAATATGCAATCTTTCCTTTTGCAGTATTTGTACAGCCCAGTTCCGGACTTTTAAACACTGCATTGATATAGACAGGACATCTATAAACTTACATTCATTGGTTCCTGATTTTCAAAAGCCAGAGAAGCCTTACCTGCCAGCTTCACTTGTTCACAATGAAAAGCACCACACTACTATCTGCCTCTATTCACTGCACACATGCAGATTGCTCTACCGTACCCTGAACTTTCACTGTTTCAATCTGCCCCTTTACTGACAGTGTGCTGGGTGGGGCACCTCTGGATGCTGAAACACTAACAGTGGAGCGAGAGATGCAGATCTGTAATAACATCACGGGGCAATAAAAAGAAATATTATGAACATGCTTGCAATGGCTGGAAAAACCGAATTACAAAACACAACTGAGTGAATCGGCAGGAGTTCTGCGCGCCAAGTACCTCTTCAGTGTTACTTTCACCATTTTCAGACGGTGCAGTACCTTCCTTTGCCGCTTCCTGCTTTTCATCCTTCTTCCCCTTAGCACCTTTGCTGGCCTTTGCTCCGGGTTCCTTCTGGAAAACAAGATCAAACGGAGGGAGATGGATTCATTATAGAACCGAGAAAGCTCCCCAGCAACTGTGAGCACTCTGCAAAAACCCATCAGAAATAAATCACTGAAAGCTCTCTAGGCACATTCCACAGGCACCTGGGCtctcatggaatcacagaattgtagagttggaagggacaccgaggaACATCTACtctaacccccttcaatgcaggaatagaCAGCTGTCCCCTATGGGGatcaaaccagcaaccttggcattattagcaccgtgctctaaccagctgagcaatTCCTTTCCGCCTCCACCCCTCCAGGTTTTGTGTGAAGAGGGAAAGGTACATATGCCAGTCCAGAAACAGGATTGGCGTACATGTGTTTACACGCAGGAACCCGAGTCAACTAGGCCGCTTTTGTCACCACTTCTGTGGAAGATGACCAAAAAACTACAAGGTATTTTAATCTTGTGCACTGAAAATATTTTGGCTTAATCTGATGGTTCCAGTAGAGAGGTAagcttatctatctatcatctatctatcatctcggGAAGTGCCTATATGTTAAGGACTGGCTAATAAGAACATGGAATATGCTAGAAGGTGAAACTCCAGACAACTAATTATCCACACTAACACTTCTTGCATGACAGCT is from Podarcis raffonei isolate rPodRaf1 chromosome 3, rPodRaf1.pri, whole genome shotgun sequence and encodes:
- the HMGN3 gene encoding high mobility group nucleosome-binding domain-containing protein 3 isoform X2 — protein: MPKRKSPEGAEGKDAAKLTKQEPTRRSARLSAKPAPPKPEPKPRKTTKKEPGAKASKGAKGKKDEKQEAAKEGTAPSENGESNTEEICISRSTVSVSASRGAPPSTLSVKGQIETVKVQGTVEQSACVQ
- the HMGN3 gene encoding high mobility group nucleosome-binding domain-containing protein 3 isoform X3, with translation MWKQPGNKSPEGAEGKDAAKLTKQEPTRRSARLSAKPAPPKPEPKPRKTTKKEPGAKASKGAKGKKDEKQEAAKEGTAPSENGESNTEEICISRSTVSVSASRGAPPSTLSVKGQIETVKVQGTEN
- the HMGN3 gene encoding high mobility group nucleosome-binding domain-containing protein 3 isoform X1, encoding MWKQPGNKSPEGAEGKDAAKLTKQEPTRRSARLSAKPAPPKPEPKPRKTTKKEPGAKASKGAKGKKDEKQEAAKEGTAPSENGESNTEEICISRSTVSVSASRGAPPSTLSVKGQIETVKVQGTVEQSACVQ
- the HMGN3 gene encoding high mobility group nucleosome-binding domain-containing protein 3 isoform X4 translates to MWKQPGNKSPEGAEGKDAAKLTKQEPTRRSARLSAKPAPPKPEPKPRKTTKKEPGAKASKGAKGKKDEKQEAAKEGTAPSENGESNTEEVQRTESVDDKCV